In Struthio camelus isolate bStrCam1 chromosome 20, bStrCam1.hap1, whole genome shotgun sequence, the DNA window CACCAGTGACCTTGAGCCTGCGAGAGATGGGCGTCTTGGCCCTGCCAGCTGCATACTGCCTGGACACTTTTCTGCCAGGTAGAGCAGTCTGGGTCCCTGGACGCAGCCTGAGCCTGCGGGTGCTTCGCGGCCGTGGCTCCCTGCTGCACCCTGCCAGCTGGGCAGCCTCGAGGACCCGCTCGCCCCAGCACACAGCTCTGTGGGCCAGCTCGGCTCCGTGGggtgcctggctctgcaccttGCCCAGGGCCTCCCTGGGCTAGTGCCCAGCACCAGCACTCGCCAGCCCCAGCCTGGCTCTTTGTCATGCCTTTTCCTGCAccctctcctgctgcaggaaGGCTCACTCTGGGTGCCGTGGGCACATGGCTCTGTCCCTGAGGCTGGGCACCGACACCTTCCCAGAGGGGCACGTGGTGGGGCAGAGGGGCATTTCACAGGGTATTTCACAAGCTGGCACCAGCTGtttctcccctctgcccccaaccatgtccctcCTCCCCATGCCCTTcacctgccctcctgcctgccatCACCTCCCTCTTCTGAGTGCCCTGCCAAGGCTGTGCAGTGGGCACCAGGCACTGCTGCCCAGCTGCCGTGCCACCTTTATGGTgtctccccttctttttctcccttgcctCAGCATTCATCTCTTAGAGCCTCAGCATCCATTCCAGTATgggagccacctgcactgctttcCGCATTGGCTTACTGGCGGCACTGGGAGAGGGAGGAGCTACCCCCCAGGATTGGTTTTGAAGCTGGGAGTTGGATAGCATCAGGTGGGGGCAAAGAACAGGGCAGCCTTGAGGGCCCCAACCTCAGCCTGGCCAGTGGGGAGCAGTGCCCAGGCAGTGttggggaaggaaggacggaCCAAGGTGGCTATGGTCATGCTCgtgtgcagccagcagcagcccctgctggCACATCCTCGACTGGCAGTGCCACCCGGGGTGGGCAGTGGGCAGGAGGAGCACCCTTGCGGCCAGTGCCCCTCCTTTCTGCAGAGGGTCCTGCTGCTGGCTCAGGGAGGGGGGGTGCTGAGCCAGTGCAGCTTggcctcatgccacctcctgccTGCATGCCACCTCCAGCCTCCATGCCACCTCCTCTGCAGCCTGGAGCTGTGCCCAAAGAAGGGCTGTGACTTCAGGGGTCCTTCTTGCACCACTGACCCCAACCGCCCACCCTGTGCGCCTGGGCTTtcgcagcaccctggggtggcTTTGCCAAGCCCGCAGCCCTCCCTCTGCCTCAAGCATCGTCCATGCCCTGCAAGAGCGGGTTTAATGTCTGCAGGCACCTGCTGACCCCAGGGGTGGCTCCTCTCAGGGCCAAAAGCATCATGCTGCAGCTGGGCGCCGGGTGCTCATGCGCTGTGCGGGCACCCAGCTGCCCAGCGCTTCCTGCCTGCGTTCACATGCCTGGGTCTCTTTGCCCTGCTCATCCAGGGACTTGGAAAGGTGGGGGCTGAATGGAGGGCTTTGGGGGGGAACCTCTGCTGTACCTGTGTCTCCCCCCGGCCTAGGGCTCGCCAGTCCTTTATGCCACGTGCTATAGATTGTGATACAATATACAGTATTTTCAATAGGGgaaaacttgggggggggggggggaataagcTCTATTTTCAGACCATATATTTTTTATGGCATATTGGAAACTGGCTTGTGCCCTGGCTGGTGTGCATAGGGACAGCTAGCTGATGGTCCCCCACCTACGGGTGcagcctgcccccccacccccctcgccCAGCCCACAGTGCCTTCCTGACTGGGTCTGCGCTGGAGGATGAGCCAGCCTTGGGTTAGTCTACCACCAGGGAGAGGAAGGCCAGTGTCACCTGCAAGCCTCCCAGTGTGACCTTGGGAGGTGGCATGGCTCAGCCCTCTGTCTGGCCATCAGAGCCCCCTTTGGGGCATGGTGGCCCTGCAATGCTCCTGCCATGCTGCCCCGGGGCTCCTGCAGGGTGCGGGTACCCAGGGTGAAGCGCCAGAGAGATGCCCAAATGCAGAGAGATGCCTGAACTGGCCTGACCTCATGTCACACTGTGGTCCCAGGACCCTGGTACCCTGGCTGAGCAATTAAGATgcttccccccgcctcccccccaaccccaataTGACATGCTGGTACAGCCTGGCTCGCCAGcctgagcagcagcagtagcCTCCCTGCCCCGGGTTcagggctggtccaggagccagGCACAAGCAGGGCTGCCTTAGCCTCAGAGATACCCAGTGAGTAGCTGCGAAGACAGGTGCCCCATGGCAGCAGGGCTGGAAAGGGAAAGTGTTGCCCTGGGGCAGGGGTGGCTGCTATCTCCCAGCCCTGGCACTGGGCGCGCTGCCTTAACTCTATTTGCTTTACTGAGTTTGGCCTCGCTCGCCGCCTCACCTCCGCTCTGCATTTCCTCGGCTGCCAGCGGGgccctgggctgctccagctgTGGGCACAGTGAGCTCGTGCCTCGTACAGCCCAGGGCACCTGGAGGGGTGGGAACGCTCTGGAAGAGCCTGTATATTgctagcaaatgaaaaaaaaacaaaaacaaaaacaaaaaaaaggtgaaatgtgaaaataatgattgttttaaataaaaaataataactgGAGCCAGCGAGGCTGCGTGCTTGCCAGCTTGAGATGGGTATGGGGTTGGCGCTGCTCATGCCGGGGTGCCCTGGGAAGGGGTCAGGCTGGACAAGGGCCAAAGAGAGGATTTGTAGCGCCCTGTTGGGGAGGGATTTCAGGAGCTTGGGTTGGGCAAAGGGAGCTTGGCAACACGGGGCCATGCCGGCTCTTTGCGTTTTCTAAGGCCAGAGCTGGTGGCGGGGCTGTCTGGGTTGGCCCCGACAGCCcaaggtggggggtggggggggcgtttTCTAAGGCCAGTCCCCACAGCAGGGTGAGCTGGCACCCAGGCCACACGCAGCTGCTGGGGCCCCGCCACGGGACCAGGCAGGGTTGGGAAGCGGGTGCACCCTGGGGAGGAATGTGGGCTGGGAGGGGCAGCGGAGCTGGGCGGCTCCGGCGCTGCCACTCGCGGTGCAGCCACCCGCCGGCCAGCAGCCGCTGCCCAGCATGGCTGAGAAGCCCCAAATCCAGCTCTTCGTCAAGGTGAGGAACGGGTGTGGGGTGGGTGGGAGGTTAGGGTGGCCTGGGCCTGGCCGGTGCAGGATGTTGGTGGGCACATCTGGGGAGACACTGCAGCTGTGGGGCCACcagctcttggggggggggggcagggctgaGGTTGCCCCTGCTCATGGCAGTGCCCGGCCGGTGCAGCCCCCAGCAGTGCCTCGGCACACAGCATGGGTGCCTCTGGGCTCTTTGCCGAAGgcacagctgctgctctggcCCTGTGGGAGCTGGGGGTGCTCAGTCTGGGGACATCGAGCTGGGAGTGCCACCTGCCCAGGGCCCCTTTCCTGGGCCCATGGGTAGAGGAAGAGGTCCATCTGGCTGCTCAGGGCACAACATGCCCCCCCGATAACATGCCAAGAGACTACAggaccctccccccccaacatcATCGTTTCCTCCCCAGGGCCAACTGCACATGCAGCCCCTGCACCACTGGGCTGTCCCCTGCCACAGCCACCCTTGGTGTCCCTGCATCTGCTGAGCCCTGGCCTCTGGGCACCACTGGTCTGGCGGGAAGGTAGAAGGAGCTCACGGGGGCCCTCCCCACCACCCCGCTGTCCTGGGCCACCACCCGTCGTGCCACGCGGCTGCTCCAGGGTGGAGCATGGTGGCCCCACTggcaggctggggctgggggccagcaCTGCGCTCTGCGcagcgggtgcctgcccgtgctgGAGCTCGTGCTCTGGCCAGGGGCCAGGCCCAGGCTTTGcaagcagggctggcacaggctctgcccccagcaccctgactcAGCCGCTGCGCCCGCCCGCCTGGGTGGAGGCTGCCCTGCCAGGTCACAGCCCtgcctgggtgctgggtgctcaaGGAGGGCGCTGAGCTCTGCATGTCCCCTGCAGGCAAGCGAGGATGGGGAGAGCATGGGCCACTGCCCCTTCTGCCAGCGGCTCTTCATGGTGCTCTTGCTCAAAGGGGTGCCCTTCACCCTCACCACTGTGGATGTGAAGAGGTGAGTGGTACCTCCTTCCCActgccgtgcacctgctgctgtgCCCTGAAAGGTTGCCAGCCCTGGGCATCAGCACCATGGGCATGGCCCAGGGGTGGGACATGCCTGCCCTGGCACACAgatagctggggggggggggagataggTCCCCAACACCTTGGAGCATGAAGGGTGGGCCCTGTGGGATGCCTAGAGCCCGTTATACCCCCTGGTTGCCCCCCCATTGCCCTGAGGGAGGTTGATGGGCATTTCCCAGGGCTGAGGCCCACCATGGGCATCCGCTGGGACAGGAGGAGCCTCAGGGGACCACCTTGTCCCTTTGCCCAGGACATGGGCTCACAGGGGGCAACTCGTGTCATGCCCCAGCAGCACGAGCTGGGCAGAGCcctagtccccccccccccaacacccccatcAAGCACACATGAGGTGCCTCACACAGCCCTGGGCAATGCCAGGAGTCAAGGAGCACCTTTGTCTCCCACAGGGCGCTGGACGTGTTGAAGGACTTTGCCCCAGGGGCTCAGCTACCCGTGCTGCTCTACAATGGTGAGCCCAAGACCGACACCGGCAACATCGAGGACTTCCTGGAGGAGCAGCTGAGGCCTCCCATGTCAGTGCCTGGTGCTGCCCTGAGAGGGgcaaaggaaatactgaaaaactgcggggggcaggcgggagggaTCACAGCATCTGTGTCTGGCACCAGCTGTGCCCCTATCCCCACAGGTTTCCCAGCCTGGTCCCACGGTACAAAGAGTCGAGGTTGGCTGGGAATGATGTCTTCCACAAGTTCTCCACCTTCATCAAGAACCCGGTGCCTGCCCAGGATGAGGGTGAGGAGCTGGGGGGTACTCCCTGACATGCCACCCTGGCTCACCCCATGCAGCCTTTCATACGCCATCACCCCAGAGCCtggccaggaaactccaggcctttCCAGCCCTCCACTGCCCATGGTCACTGCtcctgcctctccaggcacgAGCAAACATTCCCACCACACTGCCCGTTGCCCATGTGGCCTGGCACAGTTGTGCCAGGGCTCCCTAGGGTGGGCAGGGGAAGGTGCTCACAGTTTTTGCCCAGCCCAGACAAGGCAAGAACAGTGCAGGCAAATGCCACCTGGACACAAGGACATGGTGGTGGAGTAGGCAGGCTTTGGCCAGCAGCAAGTCACACCACAGGCATGGCAAAGCTGTTGGGGATGGTGCCAGCAGCGAGGCAATGCTGTGACACAGCTGGCTTTGCCCAtcctccctgcagcgctgcagCGGAGCCTGCTGAAGGCTCTCCTGAAGCTGGACGGGTACCTGAATGCCCCCCTGGAGCATGAGCTGGCCCGTGACCCACGCCTCCCAGTCACCCAGCGCCGCTTCCTGGATGGCGACCAGCTCACATTAGCCGACTGCAACCTGCTGCCCAAGCTCAACATTGTTCAGGTGAGCGTGGACATCCTGAAGCCATGCCCTTTCCCTTGTCCCTGCTTCCCAGCACCCTCACCTCCACCCAGGTGCCAGCTCATCACTCCCCTGAAGCCATTCCCTGTCCCTTCACTCCTCTGTGCCAAACCCTGCATCACCCCCTGttcaccacatctgcctggcaaCTCCCCTCTCTGCCCATCACCCAGCATGGGGTCTTCCTCCAGTCCTCGTTCCTCCTTGCATCCCCCGTGCAGAACCCGGGATGTCCCCTTACCCTGTGCCACCCCTCCCGGCTTGTTCCCATGAAAACTGTCACCCTGCCCCCAGCCACTGGGCCCTCCTTGGCACATCACTGGCATGCAGGGCCAGGCCAGGGCTCACCCTGTTTCTGCCCACAGGTCGTGTGCCAGCATTACCGCCACTTTGGGATCCCCAAGGACCTGCGGGGCGTGTGGCGCTATCTCAACAACGCCAAGGAAACTAAGGAGTTCAAATACACCTGCCCCAATGACGAGGAGATAGTGCAGGCCTATCGCTCCGTGGTCCGGCCTCCACAGTGAGCCGGGCACGTGCCCAGGTGGGCCCGGGGCCAGCGCTGGGCAGCAGCCGAGCGCCAGCCCCAGTCCTGCCATGACCACTGCCGTCCTTCCTGCAAACTTAGGAGGGCAGAGGGCATGAGCTATGCCTTGggcacccaaactccccagctgGCACCCCTGCATGAGGTGCCAGCAGCACGCTGCATTGCATCGAGCCCTCTAGCGGGCTCTCACTTCGTGTGTCACGCTCCCCTCCTGGCCAGAACCCCCTCAACCTGCCCTGCAACCCCCCAAGCATCAGGATTGGTGCCAGGGAGCCTTAGCTGAGAACGTCATCTATAACAAAACCAGGTAGTGCCCAGGGTAACAGCAGGAGCAGATCCTCACATAGAGAAGGAAAAGCTGCCCACAACAGAGGGCTACTGGGCCCAAGCACAGCTCTGACAGCAGCCATTCCTGCAGCCTCCCTTGGAGACGCACCATGCCACCCTCAGCATGTGTGACTCAGTGACAAGAGTCAGCAGCCATCACAGGATGCCAGTAAGGAGCAGCACAGGGTCAGGGGAACTGGCACAGCCATACAAAGTCCTGGGAACAGAGTCGGGGGGATGCAGAGGGTAGTGGACATGGCACCGTCCCAGCTCCCCGTGACCTGGGCTAGGGGAGCAGAGAACACTATCCCCCTAGAACCTGCTGTTAGGAAGCTCTTGGCAGCAGATTTGGGACAGGAATGGGGGCAAAGCAGGGAAAGTCCAAGCCATGTATCAGAGCACCTGGAAACCAATAAAAGCTTTGCAAGTGAGACATGAGCGTGTCCTATAGTGACCAGCCCC includes these proteins:
- the CLIC3 gene encoding chloride intracellular channel protein 3 yields the protein MAEKPQIQLFVKASEDGESMGHCPFCQRLFMVLLLKGVPFTLTTVDVKRALDVLKDFAPGAQLPVLLYNGEPKTDTGNIEDFLEEQLRPPMFPSLVPRYKESRLAGNDVFHKFSTFIKNPVPAQDEALQRSLLKALLKLDGYLNAPLEHELARDPRLPVTQRRFLDGDQLTLADCNLLPKLNIVQVVCQHYRHFGIPKDLRGVWRYLNNAKETKEFKYTCPNDEEIVQAYRSVVRPPQ